One Glycine max cultivar Williams 82 chromosome 4, Glycine_max_v4.0, whole genome shotgun sequence DNA segment encodes these proteins:
- the LOC100527500 gene encoding uncharacterized protein LOC100527500 has protein sequence MEVYGKSMVAGPANVIFLSSILGQEGPIPGHKCDWKCQNEHVCGNMYRCKLTGLTHICDKNCNQRILYDNHSSLCRASGQIFPLTPAEEQAVRGVRRKLDAENLPSESCGFKRRRGDAQFHPSPFERSFSAVSPICSQVGDGMDMS, from the coding sequence ATGGAGGTATATGGCAAATCTATGGTTGCAGGTCCTGCAAATGTTATTTTTCTGTCAAGTATTTTGGGCCAAGAAGGTCCGATTCCTGGTCACAAATGCGACTGGAAATGTCAAAATGAACATGTTTGTGGAAACATGTATCGCTGCAAGCTAACTGGGCTTACTCACATCTGTGATAAAAACTGTAACCAGAGAATTCTGTATGACAACCATAGTTCCCTTTGTCGAGCTAGTGGTCAAATTTTCCCCCTTACACCAGCAGAGGAACAGGCGGTGAGAGGCGTTCGAAGAAAGCTCGATGCAGAGAATTTGCCTTCTGAAAGCTGTGGTTTTAAGCGTAGACGGGGGGATGCCCAATTCCATCCTTCTCCTTTTGAGAGATCTTTCTCTGCTGTCAGCCCTATCTGCAGCCAAGTTGGAGATGGCATGGATATGagctag
- the LOC100796714 gene encoding UNC93-like protein 1 has protein sequence MGTLGNEQPGTQIPENAKSFSLFRYNSPFIQIVLIGLVCFCCPGMFNALSGMGGGGQVNSTASNNALTALYTTFAIFGIVGGGIYNILGPHLTLFAGCSTYVLYAGSFLYYNHYQHQFFAIVAGAILGVGAGLLWAAQGAIMTSYPPENRKGTYISIFWSIFNMGGVIGGLIPFILNYNRGDSAATVNDGTYIGFMVFMSVGAVLSLTILPASKVVRNDGTRCTNMLYSNVATESVEILKLFYNWKMLLIIPAAWSSNFFYTYQFNHVNKPQFNLRTRGFNNVFYWGAQMVGSVGIGYVMDFSFKSRRKRGVLGIGVVALLASAIWGGALANQINHDSRVILDFKDSGSRYAGPFVLYFSFGLLDAMFQSMVYWVIGALANDSEILSRYAGFYKGIQSAGAAVAWQIDNQNVSAMAQLIVNWVLTTVSYPLLLVLIVLAVKQDNKGEEEPIKQVAPSSAENGFVQ, from the exons ATGGGTACCCTCGGAAACGAACAACCAGGTACCCAGATCCCAGAAAACGCTAAAAGTTTTTCCCTTTTCAGATACAATTCACCCTTCATTCAGATCGTACTCATCGGGTTGGTCTGTTTCTGTTGCCCGGGAATGTTCAACGCCCTCTCCGGCATGGGTGGCGGTGGCCAAGTCAACTCGACCGCCTCCAACAACGCCCTCACCGCCCTCTACACCACCTTCGCCATCTTCGGCATCGTCGGGGGCGGCATCTACAATATCCTCGGACCCCACCTCACCCTCTTTGCAG GTTGCTCTACCTACGTCCTCTACGCGGGCTCCTTCCTCTACTACAACCACTACCAGCACCAGTTCTTCGCCATCGTCGCCGGCGCCATCCTCGGCGTCGGCGCCGGCCTCCTCTGGGCCGCGCAGGGCGCCATCATGACCTCGTACCCCCCGGAGAATCGCAAAGGCACCTACATTTCAATTTTCTGGAGCATCTTCAACATGGGGGGTGTCATCGGTGGCCTCATTCCCTTCATTCTGAATTACAATCGCGGTGACTCTGCTGCCACTGTCAACGACGGAACCTACATAGGATTCATGGTATTTATGTCCGTTGGGGCTGTTCTGTCGTTGACCATCTTGCCGGCCAGCAAGGTTGTTCGCAACGATGGGACTCGGTGTACTAACATGTTGTACTCCAATGTGGCAACTGAATCTGTTGAGATTCTCAAACTTTTCTACAACTGGAAGATGCTTCTTATTATTCCCGCTGCTTGgtctagtaattttttttacacctaCCAGTTTAACCATGTAAATAAGCCGCAGTTTAATTTGAGGACTAGAGGGTTCAACAATGTGTTCTATTGGGGGGCGCAGATGGTGGGTTCTGTTGGGATTGGGTATGTGATGGATTTCAGCTTTAAGAGCAGGAGGAAGAGAGGGGTTCTGGGGATTGGTGTGGTTGCTCTTCTTGCTTCTGCTATTTGGGGTGGTGCACTTGCAAATCAGATAAATCATGACTCCAGGGTGATCTTGGATTTTAAGGACTCGGGCTCTCGGTATGCTGGgccttttgttttgtatttcagTTTTGGGTTGCTGGATGCCATGTTCCAGAGCATGGTCTATTGGGTTATTGGAGCCCTGGCTAATGATTCTGAGATTCTTAGCAg GTATGCTGGGTTCTATAAAGGCATACAAAGTGCAGGGGCAGCAGTGGCTTGGCAAATTGATAACCAGAATGTGTCCGCTATGGCTCAGTTGATTGTGAATTGGGTACTCACTACTGTGAGCTATCCGTTGTTATTGGTTTTGATTGTTTTGGCTGTGAAACAGGACAACAAGGGAGAAGAGGAACCTATCAAACAGGTCGCTCCTTCGTCAGCTGAAAATGGCTTTGTCCAATGA